A section of the Oncorhynchus gorbuscha isolate QuinsamMale2020 ecotype Even-year linkage group LG04, OgorEven_v1.0, whole genome shotgun sequence genome encodes:
- the LOC124034452 gene encoding arrestin domain-containing protein 1-like, translated as MGKLQEFDITFKDNKVVYSPGESLSGTLKITTTEALLCKDIKVNCQGFCGVTSKSNDTAWMVEEQYFSSTLSVADKGTLKLGDHSFPFKFLIPASVPTSFEGNYGQVMYRVRAFIDTPRFSKDYKVEKPFYLLSLLNLNDVPDIHGCSSSSVTKKFTYLLGVKTGTVVLKAHSDMKGYTPGQVIQLTTELHNQSGKTTGTVVACLIQKVTYQTKKPTIDLRTLVQVEGAGVKAGKQVEWKEQIIVPPLPQSSLADCGLINMEYFIQISLKSPEASFLLPIHIGNISVDTTSARPSRPPPPTTDPSRSSTNPTKLENSRRSEPSSQDQETPTCPSPHPAPKPVPRIRVSTSSPASPSAPPAEMDYLVMGAKGQVTEALPTESHSQLGFLSSQATVSPSAFSYAPGLTFSQNQSQSDTTNPTGPLFCVSTGATIPFFSEGSTNPKPTLYPLLPPEYSTSTLPHEAPPSYVESCSSNT; from the exons ATGGGAAAACTGCAAGAATTCGACATAACTTTTAAAGACAATAAAGTTGTTTATAGTCCTGGAGAGTCACTTTCAGGCACTCTGAAAATCACAACCACCGAAGCTCTGCTATGTAAAG ATATCAAAGTGAATTGCCAAGGCTTCTGTGGTGTCACCAGCAAGAGCAATGACACAGCCTGGATGGTGGAAGAGCAGTACTTCAGCAGCACGCTCTCTGTGGCAGATAAAG GAACCCTGAAACTGGGAGATCACAGTTTTCCATTCAAGTTTCTCATTCCAG CCTCTGTTCCCACATCCTTTGAAGGAAACTATGGACAAGTTATGTACAGAGTGAGGGCTTTCATTGACACTCCTCGCTTCTCTAAGGACTATAAGGTGGAGAAGCCTTTCTACCTGCTGAGTCTCCTCAACCTCAACGATGTACCTGACATCCAT GGATGTAGTTCATCTTCCGTTACTAAGAAGTTCACCTACCTACTGGGGGTAAAGACAGGAACTGTGGTGCTGAAGGCCCATAGTGACATGAAGGGCTACACGCCTGGTCAGGTCATCCAACTGACCACAGAGCTCCACAACCAGTCTGGGAAAACCACAGGGACTGTGGTAGCCTGTCTCATTCAG AAAGTAACTTACCAGACAaagaagcctaccattgacttgAGGACTTTAGTGCAGGTGGAGGGTGCAGGGGTGAAGGCTGGCAAACAAGTTGAGTGGAAGGAGCAGATTATTGTACCTCCTCTGCCCCAGTCATCTCTGGCTGACTGTGGTCTAATAAACATGGAATACTTTATTCAA ATCTCCTTGAAATCTCCTGAGGCTTCGTTTTTGTTGCCCATCCACATTGGAAACATCTCAGTGGATACCACGTCAGCACGACCCTCCAGACCCCCTCCTCCAACCACCGATCCTTCTCGCTCCTCCACAAACCCTACCAAGCTAGAAAACAGCAGACGCTCTGAGCCGTCCTCCCAAGACCAAGAAACTCCTACTTGCCCTTCCCCCCACCCAGCCCCAAAACCTGTTCCCAGAATCAGAGTCTCCACTTCATCCCCTGCCTCACCCAGTGCCCCTCCAGCTGAGATGGACTATCTGGTCATGGGCGCCAAGGGGCAAGTGACCGAGGCCCTCCCAACTGAGAGCCACTCCCAGCTTGGTTTCTTGAGTTCTCAGGCCACTGTCTCCCCCAGTGCCTTCAGCTATGCCCCAGGCCTCACCTTCTCCCAGAACCAGTCCCAGAGTGACACCACAAACCCAACGGGACCTTTGTTCTGTGTGTCCACAGGCGCCAccatcccattcttctctgaggGCAGTACCAACCCCAAGCCTACCCTCTACCCACTCCTGCCTCCTGAGTACAGCACCTCAACACTCCCACATG AGGCTCCTCCCAGCTATGTCGAGAGCTGTAGCAGCAACACATAA